The genomic interval TGAACCGCGCGAGCGCGCCCTCGGGTGAGGTGCCGACGAGTTCGATCGAGGCGGCGGGGTCGTTGGCGGCCGCCTCGGCGGCTTCGGAATCCTCGGCGAGCGGGTCCGGGACGGGCGAGAGCAACACCGCGCGGCCGATCTTGCGCGCGCGCATCGGGCCCCAGCTCATGCCCCTGTTGACGATCGCCATCGACGGCTGGGCGAGCAACTCGAGGATCGCGGGCTGCGGCACCGAGAGGCGGATTTCGATGACGGCGTCGGTCATCGCCTTGATCGTCTCGATCTCCGGAAAATCATCTTTCAGGACGTGGCGGCTGGCGGGCGCGAGATAATCGCGCAGAATCTTGGCGACATTCTCGGCCGTCACCTTGCGGCCATTGGTCCATTTGGCTTCGCGAAGGCGGAAGATATAGCTGCGCCCGTCGGCGGTGACGGTCCAGCGGTCGGCGAGACCCGTGTCGATCTGACCCTCGCCGTCATAGCTGACGAGCCCCTGCGAGGTCGCATCGAGCAGCGCGGCATTGGCGCTCGACAGCTCGCCGGAAAGCGGGGTGGCGGTGGTGTTGAGCGTGCCGATGGCGGCGATCTTCACGGGACCGCGCTCGCCGAACAGACCGCAACCGGCGAGAGTCAGGGCGATCAGAGCGGCGACGCCGATATGGCCGCGGCGCAGTCTTGTCTTTTTGCTGGCCCGGTGATTGTCCTGATGTTGCGGCATGGAAGGCATCATAGGGATAAGCGGCGAAACCGGAAGGGGCGATCCGGACCGCTCACTCACGAAAGGAGCCGGCGCCGATTAAGGGAAAAGCTCGAACGCCGGGCGTCACTTCTTCGTTGCCGGGCGGGTTATTTCGGCGTCGCCATAGGCGGGAGCGAGGGGCGCACCCTTGGCATAGTCGATCAGCAACCGGAAATAGCCGGGGGTGAAGCGGGTCGACACGCGCGATCCGTCGGGCGCGGTCTCGAATTCGGTCATGCCATGTTCGGCCTTGGGAAAGACGGCGAGGGTGATCGGCCGGCCTGCGGCGATCAGGCCCTTGATCCGCCGCGCGGTCTCGCCGGCCGGCGCATCGATATCCTGCCCGCCGAGCGCCCAGAGCTGCGGCACGCCCACCGCGCGGAGCGTCGGCATCGGGTCGTAGTGGACGGGAGTGCCGAACCGATAGACCTGCCCCTTGGTCCGGATCTCTTCGGCGGTCATGCCGAGGATAAGGTGGGTGTAATTGCCGTAGACATCCTTGTACCACGGCTCGTCGCGATAGCGTGCGCGTACCGCATCGAGTTCCTCGATCCCGTCGGTCATCCCGCTTGCGAAGATGCGGGTCGTCGCGGCGCCGATTTCCTGCGCCTTGGCGATCACGTCGGGGCCATAGCCCTTGAGCCCCATCTGAAAGGCGATGGCTTCGCGATCCTCGTCGGCGACCGACACCGCGAGGCCGAAGCTGACGATCAGGAAGTCGACCTGCGTCCGCGTCGCCGCGAGCGGCGCGATCCAGCCGCCCTGGCTCGGCCCCTGAAAGCCGAAGCGCGCGCCGCGCGCGCCAGCCATCCGCCGCGTCTCGGCGAGCGCGGCGACGGCGTCGTCGGCGAGCAGAGAAAAAACCTGTGTATATTTGTCGCCCGACGCGCCGGTGCCGCGCTTGTCATAGACGAAGGCGCCGATGCCCGCGGCGGGAAGCATGCGCTGCAGCGCATTGGTATCGCGCGCCGAGGTGAACTCCGCGCCGTGAAGCAGCACGACGATCGGGACGGGGCCGTCGCCGGGCGGCATCACCAGCCGGCCGGCGAGGCGGGTGCCGTGGCTGGTGAAGCTGGTCTCGCGCGTTTCGAGCGGGATTTGACGCCCGACGCGCTCGCCGAACTGCATCGTCTTTGCGGCGCAGTCGAACCGGACCGTCAGCCCGTCGGGGCGCCCCGTCCAGCCGGCGGTGCCGGCCCAGTGATCGCCATCGCGTTTCAACTCGCCGCTCGCCCCGTCGAAGCCGCGCCAGCGCAGCGCGCCTTCGCTGGCCGCGGCGACATCGATGACGCTGCCGTCGGACAGACGATAGGCACCTTGGGCGCAGTCGGTTTCGGCCGCGGCGGCCGGGGCTGCGACGAGCAAGGCGGCGATCAGGGCGGCCAGATGCCGGGGAATGGGGTTGCCGCGAAGCATGGATTGGACTGCCAGCATGAGGTCTCTCACCCGAAAGATGCGAAAGATAGGCAAGGATGCGCTTCCCGTTGGGTTCATCATGGTGCGGACGGCGGGACTTGAACCCGCATGACACTAGGCCGGCAGATTTTAAGTCTGCTGCGTCTACCGATTTCGCCACGTCCGCGCGGGGTTTGGTCAAGCCGATGGGCCGGTGGAGGTCAAGCGATGTTTGGCGCTTCACGCGATGCGGCGGCTCGGCTAAACGCATGGCATGACAGTGGTTCTCCAGATTTCCGGCCTCGGAAAAACCTATAAGAGCGGTCACAAAGCACTGAGCGACGTCGACCTATCGATCAACAAGGGCGAGATTTTCGCGCTGCTCGGGCCGAACGGCGCGGGCAAGACCACCACCATTCTGATGTTGCTGGTCTTGCCCGCGCCGTTGATGATCAGCATCGTCTGCGGCATCGTCACGCCGAGCGCGGGAACGGTGACCGTCGGCGGACATGATCATGCCCGCGATTACCGCGCGGCGCGCTCGCTGATCGGGCTGGTGCCGCAGGAACTGCACACCGATGCGTTCGAAACGGTGCTGGCGACGGTGAGTTTTTCGCGCGGCCTGTTCGGCAAGCCCAAGGACCCGGCGTTCATCGAACAATTGCTCAAGGACCTGTCGCTGTGGGACAAGCGCGCGTCGAAGATCATGGAATTGTCGGGCGGCATGAAGCGCCGCGTGATGATCGCGAAGGCGCTCTCCCACGAACCCGAAATCCTGTTTCTCGACGAACCGACCGCGGGCGTCGACGTCGAACTGCGCCGCGACATGTGGAACATGGTGCGGTCCTTGCGCGAACGCGGGGTCACGATCATCCTCACCACCCATTATATCGAGGAGGCCGAGGAAATGGCCGACCGCGTCGGGGTGATCACCGGCGGGCGGCTGATTCTGGTCGAGCAGAAGGATGAACTGATCAAGAAACTCGGGCGCAAGACGCTGACGCTCAATCTCGTCGATCCGTTGACGGCGATCCCCGATGAACTGGCGCAGTGGAAGCTCGAACTGGCGGGCGAGGGCAATGAGCTGGTCTATGAATTCGACAGCCGCGCCGAAGCGACCGGCGTGCCCTCGCTGCTGCGGCGGATGACCGACATCGGGGTGCAGTTCAAGGATCTGCACACAAGGCAAAGCTCGCTCGAGGATATTTTCGTGGGGCTGGTGCATGAATCGAACGGTGCGAAAGGAGAAGCCGCATGACCGCGAACTGGCGCGGCGTGCGCGCGATCTACGCTTTCGAAATGGCGCGCTTCGGGCGCACCTTCTGGACCAGCCTGATGCTGCCGGTGATCACCACCGCGCTCTATTTCGTCGTCTTCGGATCGGCGATCGGCAGCCGGATGGCCGAGGTCAGCGACGTCCCCTATGGCGCCTTCATTGTCCCCGGGCTGATGATGCTGACGATGTTCACCGAAAGCATCAGCAACGCGTCGTTCGGCATCTATATGCCCAAATGGACGGGGACGATCTACGAAATGCTGTCGGCGCCGCTGTCGCCGCTGGAGACCGTGATCGCTTATGTCGGCGCGGCGGCGACAAAGTCGGTGGTCATCGGTTCGATCATCTTTGCGACCGCGCACCTGTTCGTCGATGTGCAGGTCGCGCACCCGCTGCTGATGGCCGCCTTCATGGTCCTGATGGCGGTGACCTTTTGCCTGTTCGGCTTCATCATCGGCATCTGGGCGCAAAGCTTCGAGCAGCTTCAGGTCATCCCGATGCTCGTCATCTATCCGCTGACCTTTTTAGGCGGCGCCTTCTACTCGCTCGACATGCTGCCCGCCGCGTGGCGGACGGTGACGCTGTTCAATCCCGTCGTCTATCTGATCAGCGGCTTCCGCTGGACCTTCTTCGGCAAGGGCGACGTCGGGATCGAGGTCAGCATGGGCGCGGTCACGCTCTTCCTGGCGCTATGCCTCGGCGTGATCTTCTGGGTGTTCCGGACGGGGTATCGGCTGAAGAATTGAGCGCCGAGCAAAGAAATAACGTCATTGCGAGCGTAGCGAAGCAATCCAGGGCGGTTTACGCACCTCTGGATTGCCGCGTCGCCTTCGGCTCCTCGCAATGACGAGATCGGTGCAAGTGATTGAAGCTCAGCTGTTCAGCCGCTCGCGCATTTCCTTGCCCGGTTTGAAATAGGGCACGTTTTTCGCCTTCACGTCGACGGCCGCCCCGGTGCGGGGGTTGCGGCCGGTGCGCGATTCGCGCGCGCGGGTCGAGAAGGCGCCGAAGCCGCGCAGTTCGACGCGGCCGCCCGCCGCGAGCTGATCGACGATGGAATCGAAGAAGGTGTCGACGATGCGCTCGACTTCCTCGAGCCGCAAATCGCTGTTTTCGCTCGCGATCTTTTGAACCAGTTCTGACCGGATCATGTGCTTCCCCTAATATACAGTCACGCATTCCCCGCCGAAGCGAGGTTCCGGTCGTTGCCGGCCCATGGTGCGTGAGACCCCTCCCAACGCGTCCGCTAAGGTATCACGAATCGCGG from uncultured Sphingopyxis sp. carries:
- a CDS encoding integration host factor subunit beta, translated to MIRSELVQKIASENSDLRLEEVERIVDTFFDSIVDQLAAGGRVELRGFGAFSTRARESRTGRNPRTGAAVDVKAKNVPYFKPGKEMRERLNS
- a CDS encoding alpha/beta hydrolase, with the translated sequence MLRGNPIPRHLAALIAALLVAAPAAAAETDCAQGAYRLSDGSVIDVAAASEGALRWRGFDGASGELKRDGDHWAGTAGWTGRPDGLTVRFDCAAKTMQFGERVGRQIPLETRETSFTSHGTRLAGRLVMPPGDGPVPIVVLLHGAEFTSARDTNALQRMLPAAGIGAFVYDKRGTGASGDKYTQVFSLLADDAVAALAETRRMAGARGARFGFQGPSQGGWIAPLAATRTQVDFLIVSFGLAVSVADEDREAIAFQMGLKGYGPDVIAKAQEIGAATTRIFASGMTDGIEELDAVRARYRDEPWYKDVYGNYTHLILGMTAEEIRTKGQVYRFGTPVHYDPMPTLRAVGVPQLWALGGQDIDAPAGETARRIKGLIAAGRPITLAVFPKAEHGMTEFETAPDGSRVSTRFTPGYFRLLIDYAKGAPLAPAYGDAEITRPATKK
- a CDS encoding ABC transporter ATP-binding protein codes for the protein MTVVLQISGLGKTYKSGHKALSDVDLSINKGEIFALLGPNGAGKTTTILMLLVLPAPLMISIVCGIVTPSAGTVTVGGHDHARDYRAARSLIGLVPQELHTDAFETVLATVSFSRGLFGKPKDPAFIEQLLKDLSLWDKRASKIMELSGGMKRRVMIAKALSHEPEILFLDEPTAGVDVELRRDMWNMVRSLRERGVTIILTTHYIEEAEEMADRVGVITGGRLILVEQKDELIKKLGRKTLTLNLVDPLTAIPDELAQWKLELAGEGNELVYEFDSRAEATGVPSLLRRMTDIGVQFKDLHTRQSSLEDIFVGLVHESNGAKGEAA
- a CDS encoding ABC transporter permease → MTANWRGVRAIYAFEMARFGRTFWTSLMLPVITTALYFVVFGSAIGSRMAEVSDVPYGAFIVPGLMMLTMFTESISNASFGIYMPKWTGTIYEMLSAPLSPLETVIAYVGAAATKSVVIGSIIFATAHLFVDVQVAHPLLMAAFMVLMAVTFCLFGFIIGIWAQSFEQLQVIPMLVIYPLTFLGGAFYSLDMLPAAWRTVTLFNPVVYLISGFRWTFFGKGDVGIEVSMGAVTLFLALCLGVIFWVFRTGYRLKN